A genomic stretch from Pseudomonas mendocina includes:
- a CDS encoding glutamine synthetase family protein: MTITTSFSSLLDEVQAFRAAHPDVRYVDLISLDIPGHFYGKRYPIEMLEKVAAGSPLKVPQNCVLLGVQGGLHPIGDYCFNDGDPDAPRRLIPGTLKPVTWEDQPLGQMLMSSDGTAAPIEFDPREVLARVLNRLAKRGIRPVVAFELEFYLFDRKLKDGLPQFPRDPLCDDEDDQPNMHIERLSRFSNVLHDIVESAQAQGIDANVITAELGPGQFEINFGHCDDGLRAADWAALFCRSTRGTALKHGLRASFMSKPYLNAPGSGMHVHVSLYDNDGNNLLAADNQRPLRHAVAGCLDLLPHCMPIFAASHNAFRRYGAMVNAASRASWGFEDRDACIRIPESDGRNLRIEHRLAGADANPYLVLAAILTGMEHGLDAGKEPIAPLNEDRSSGIDFPKDMLSAVAAMRDHPQVKQGLGDEFVMVYCENKHHDHLAFMDEVSAREYRWFM; encoded by the coding sequence ATGACAATAACAACATCGTTCTCCAGCCTGCTCGACGAAGTACAAGCCTTTCGCGCGGCGCACCCTGACGTGCGCTACGTTGACCTGATCAGCCTGGACATTCCCGGCCATTTCTACGGCAAGCGCTACCCCATCGAAATGCTCGAAAAAGTGGCCGCGGGGAGCCCCCTGAAGGTCCCGCAAAACTGCGTCCTGCTTGGTGTTCAGGGCGGGCTACATCCGATTGGCGACTACTGCTTTAACGACGGCGACCCCGATGCACCGCGCCGCCTGATCCCCGGCACACTCAAACCCGTGACCTGGGAGGATCAGCCGCTTGGACAGATGCTGATGAGCTCCGACGGCACGGCGGCACCGATCGAATTCGACCCACGTGAAGTGCTGGCCCGCGTACTGAATCGTCTAGCCAAACGCGGCATTCGCCCCGTGGTCGCCTTCGAACTGGAGTTTTACCTGTTCGACCGCAAGCTCAAAGATGGCCTGCCACAGTTCCCACGCGACCCGCTTTGTGATGACGAAGACGACCAGCCGAACATGCACATCGAGCGGCTGTCACGTTTCTCTAACGTGCTTCACGACATTGTCGAGTCCGCCCAGGCCCAAGGCATCGACGCCAACGTCATCACCGCCGAACTAGGCCCTGGCCAGTTCGAAATCAACTTTGGCCATTGCGACGACGGCCTGCGCGCCGCCGACTGGGCCGCCCTGTTCTGCCGCAGCACCCGAGGCACGGCGCTCAAGCACGGACTACGCGCCAGCTTTATGAGCAAGCCCTACCTGAATGCACCAGGCAGCGGTATGCACGTTCACGTCAGCCTTTATGACAACGACGGCAACAACCTGCTTGCCGCCGACAACCAGCGCCCACTGCGCCATGCCGTAGCCGGTTGCCTGGACCTGTTGCCGCATTGCATGCCGATCTTCGCCGCCAGCCACAACGCCTTCCGCCGTTACGGCGCCATGGTGAACGCAGCCAGTCGCGCCAGCTGGGGCTTCGAAGACCGTGATGCATGCATCCGCATTCCCGAGTCAGATGGCCGCAACCTGCGCATCGAACACCGCTTGGCCGGAGCCGACGCCAACCCGTACCTGGTACTGGCTGCAATCTTGACCGGAATGGAACACGGCTTGGATGCAGGCAAAGAGCCCATCGCCCCGCTCAACGAAGACCGCAGCAGTGGCATCGACTTCCCCAAAGACATGCTCAGCGCCGTCGCAGCCATGCGCGACCATCCACAGGTGAAACAAGGGCTGGGAGACGAGTTCGTGATGGT